The proteins below are encoded in one region of Parvicella tangerina:
- a CDS encoding trans-sulfuration enzyme family protein, with the protein MKFGTKAIHGGLKPDPSTGAIMTPIYQTSTYVQDEVGFHKGYQYSRTKNPTRSALEANAATIENGKFGAAFGSGIAAIDCLLKMLQPGDEVIATHDLYGGSYRIFKTIFEKYGIVFHFIDLNQTDLLKKTINEKTKLVWVETPTNPTLQIINIREVASITQVAGILLAVDNTFATPYLQTPLDLGADIVMHSATKYLGGHSDTVLGLLITNDPAIAEEIYRIQNSSGAICGPMDAFLVLRGIKTLHVRMKQHCENAKEIACFLENHPKVDKVYWPGLKHHPNHHIAKDQMLDFGGMISFSLVGDHLGDALKVLKKVSVFSLAESLGGVESLIGHPVSMTHAAIPKQERMKAGIVDSLIRLSIGIEDKDDLIADLKNALD; encoded by the coding sequence ATGAAGTTTGGTACTAAAGCAATTCATGGCGGTTTAAAGCCAGACCCGTCAACCGGTGCAATAATGACTCCCATATATCAAACATCCACCTACGTTCAGGATGAAGTAGGATTTCACAAAGGATATCAATACTCACGCACGAAAAACCCAACTCGTTCAGCACTAGAAGCAAATGCGGCAACAATTGAAAACGGGAAGTTTGGCGCAGCCTTCGGCTCTGGAATCGCTGCAATAGATTGTCTTTTAAAGATGCTGCAACCCGGAGATGAAGTAATTGCCACACACGATCTCTATGGTGGTAGCTACCGTATTTTCAAGACAATATTTGAAAAATATGGGATCGTTTTTCACTTTATCGATCTAAACCAAACTGATTTACTAAAAAAAACCATCAACGAAAAAACGAAGCTGGTTTGGGTAGAAACCCCAACTAACCCAACATTACAAATCATTAATATCAGAGAGGTTGCCAGCATTACCCAAGTTGCTGGTATTTTACTTGCCGTTGACAATACCTTTGCTACTCCTTATCTGCAAACGCCACTAGATCTAGGGGCCGACATTGTGATGCACTCGGCAACTAAATACCTTGGAGGTCACTCGGATACGGTTCTGGGCTTACTCATAACAAATGACCCCGCAATCGCTGAAGAAATCTACCGAATACAAAATAGTAGTGGTGCGATCTGCGGCCCTATGGATGCTTTTTTAGTCTTACGAGGCATTAAAACGCTACATGTAAGAATGAAGCAACATTGTGAAAATGCTAAGGAAATTGCTTGTTTTCTAGAAAATCATCCAAAAGTAGATAAGGTTTACTGGCCTGGACTGAAGCATCACCCAAATCATCATATTGCAAAAGATCAAATGCTCGACTTTGGTGGGATGATATCCTTTTCCTTAGTAGGAGACCATCTAGGAGATGCTCTCAAGGTTCTAAAAAAAGTCAGCGTCTTTTCTCTAGCCGAATCTCTGGGTGGAGTGGAGTCTCTGATTGGCCATCCCGTTTCTATGACACATGCTGCTATTCCAAAACAGGAACGGATGAAGGCTGGAATCGTTGACTCACTCATAAGGTTAAGCATCGGAATCGAAGATAAAGATGATCTAATAGCTGATCTAAAAAATGCTCTTGATTAA
- a CDS encoding peptidylprolyl isomerase: MALVSKIREKSGLIVFIVGLGLLLFIIPFDSIYAFFGGRGEQPIGEVYGKPIYPSEWDVMAEFNQNTGRFSTVPNGGMYKMHEAKNHFQRKMFDTIINTEIDKIGIRVSGSELKDYLIFGENPSQYVLNTVRSFYGMDEEVSDDVLKDSIPKMYNYFINQMNSATGDQKASLEAQWVYGVEKPAKRQRLIEKYFAMAKYAVVGTTDEATKLQIQQNSKLVVDFIAKEANTIMDTTVSVSEDKIKSYYEKHKEDEEWRTDEDLAKIDFVLINVEATEEDKAAMMENVAKMKKNFAEAKNDTAFIDLKSDVAFGENMQDPSVFDVIPGADFAGLFSENINNEIENAPAGSVVGPFTFTWQAEEIIVLAKVRSVARETKVRHILVNDKDLADSLALALKADTSQFSTLCEKYTQDPGYAQNNGYYDLGPASRFVPSFKTFSLENEAGSIDVVPSQFGFHVIEIVEKGELKRAMAYIVKDIVPSVDTRNVVYEEKGFGFMEAAQSNFSAALDQFGLQSYEATMQISIPVIDLTGEDAIYNSAESTIYNEELTNWLFADDRTAGDVSVPIELKDGRFLVARVKGTSGYGVPTYEIVKDEMKARLVKDAKMAKITKQLKGVGSIAEAESILGGSGATLDSEITLDMNGFPGVAQEDVKAIAKTFLINNLNELTIIEGKESVYVVVVKERNITPVASDKTEAIAKVSKNRQSYVERTINLALLKMADVRDWRVKAQVHYANTEN, encoded by the coding sequence ATGGCATTAGTCAGTAAAATTAGAGAAAAGTCGGGGTTGATTGTATTTATTGTAGGTCTTGGATTACTGTTATTCATTATTCCTTTTGATTCGATCTATGCGTTCTTTGGAGGAAGAGGAGAACAGCCTATTGGAGAAGTTTATGGCAAGCCCATTTATCCATCTGAATGGGATGTAATGGCAGAATTCAACCAGAACACTGGTCGGTTTAGTACCGTACCGAATGGAGGCATGTACAAAATGCATGAAGCAAAGAATCATTTTCAGAGAAAGATGTTCGATACGATCATTAACACTGAGATCGATAAAATTGGTATAAGAGTGAGTGGATCAGAACTTAAGGATTACTTAATCTTCGGGGAAAACCCTTCTCAATATGTATTGAATACGGTTAGATCGTTCTATGGGATGGATGAAGAGGTAAGTGATGATGTTTTAAAGGACTCTATTCCTAAGATGTATAACTATTTCATTAATCAGATGAACAGTGCCACAGGAGATCAGAAGGCAAGTCTTGAAGCGCAGTGGGTTTACGGAGTAGAAAAGCCAGCTAAGCGTCAAAGGCTAATTGAAAAGTACTTTGCCATGGCGAAATATGCTGTTGTGGGTACAACTGATGAGGCAACAAAACTCCAAATTCAACAAAACAGCAAATTAGTTGTCGACTTTATTGCTAAAGAGGCAAACACGATCATGGACACTACCGTTAGTGTTTCAGAAGATAAAATCAAATCTTATTACGAGAAGCATAAGGAAGATGAAGAATGGAGAACTGATGAGGATCTTGCAAAAATAGATTTCGTTCTTATCAACGTAGAAGCTACTGAAGAAGATAAGGCAGCTATGATGGAGAACGTAGCTAAAATGAAAAAGAATTTTGCGGAAGCAAAAAATGACACGGCATTTATCGACTTAAAATCTGACGTTGCTTTTGGTGAGAACATGCAAGACCCTTCTGTGTTTGATGTAATACCTGGAGCTGACTTTGCTGGATTGTTTAGTGAAAATATCAATAATGAAATTGAAAATGCTCCTGCGGGTAGCGTGGTTGGTCCGTTCACCTTTACTTGGCAAGCGGAAGAGATTATTGTTCTGGCTAAAGTAAGAAGTGTTGCCAGAGAAACTAAAGTTCGTCATATCCTAGTGAATGACAAAGATTTAGCCGATAGTCTTGCCTTGGCATTGAAGGCAGACACTAGTCAATTTAGTACTTTATGTGAGAAGTATACTCAAGATCCTGGTTATGCTCAAAACAATGGGTATTATGATCTTGGACCTGCATCCAGATTTGTTCCTTCCTTTAAAACTTTCTCTCTCGAAAACGAAGCTGGATCTATTGATGTAGTTCCTTCTCAGTTTGGTTTCCATGTGATTGAAATAGTAGAAAAGGGTGAGCTAAAAAGAGCTATGGCGTACATTGTCAAAGATATTGTTCCGTCTGTAGATACTCGAAATGTAGTTTATGAAGAGAAAGGGTTTGGTTTCATGGAAGCGGCTCAATCTAACTTCAGTGCTGCTTTAGACCAGTTTGGATTGCAGTCGTATGAAGCAACAATGCAAATATCCATTCCAGTAATTGATCTAACGGGAGAAGATGCCATCTACAATAGTGCTGAAAGTACGATCTACAATGAGGAGTTAACCAATTGGTTGTTTGCTGATGATCGAACAGCAGGTGATGTTTCTGTTCCTATAGAACTTAAAGATGGTAGATTTCTAGTAGCTAGAGTTAAAGGTACAAGTGGATACGGTGTTCCTACTTACGAAATTGTTAAAGACGAAATGAAAGCCAGACTTGTGAAAGATGCCAAGATGGCTAAGATCACAAAGCAACTAAAAGGTGTAGGTTCTATTGCGGAAGCAGAGAGTATACTCGGAGGTTCTGGTGCTACTTTAGACTCAGAAATCACTTTAGACATGAATGGTTTCCCAGGCGTTGCTCAAGAGGATGTAAAGGCAATTGCTAAAACATTTCTAATTAATAACCTAAATGAGCTTACGATCATTGAAGGTAAAGAGAGCGTCTACGTTGTTGTGGTAAAAGAGCGTAACATTACACCAGTAGCTTCAGATAAAACAGAGGCTATAGCGAAGGTTTCAAAGAATCGTCAATCTTATGTTGAAAGAACCATCAATTTAGCCCTACTAAAGATGGCTGACGTGAGGGATTGGAGAGTTAAGGCTCAAGTTCACTATGCAAATACTGAGAACTAA
- a CDS encoding T9SS type A sorting domain-containing protein: protein MKIKNYTLCLLTLGISSVSVAQSGNKIAQRGGVIPAVTHHDNPTRGAVIFSEDFASGIPGTWDNTTVSGPVDWKYTTVGHTGDYPTQSLLSSTSSNGWILVDSDADNFSGGGAEDARLTTPFIDCSSYSNVKIEFQQMFRRWQQDITTVRVSVDSGYTWVDYEINQGVTQSGTDNPDYVNIDISADIASNPDSVLIQFWWQGAWDYGWQIDDFAVKELDPNDILIKKTSLSEDVTYYKVPESQVQPLSFSAFAENVGYNDQTLVQLYVDVDDGSGSVFINSSSALPLLSPGTSDSLSVGAVFTPTAVGLYDVTLNVDQSETDDVTANNEALLNFEVTDTVYAIDNGVYGGQWWDLDDGSGSSNAFEIGAVYEVVTDEWASSSSVFIGDNSDAGVAFELNIYEYNAGTQTYDLITTTDTYAVTSGDLGNWVTMRFVNDVELTAGTDYLVTLVHYGGPEALYVGYGTNSSFRGSTLTYDYDQGAWSNQPRTPMIRLNLGEVGLSVDENEVELSVYPNPTTGIVNIDIPSSELESVKLFDLSGKLVKQTKLSRLDISNLSEGTYFLEIISSKGITNKTITKE from the coding sequence ATGAAAATTAAAAACTATACCCTTTGTTTACTGACGCTTGGAATATCGTCAGTTTCTGTTGCGCAATCAGGAAATAAAATTGCTCAACGTGGCGGAGTGATTCCAGCAGTAACTCACCACGACAACCCTACTCGGGGTGCAGTGATATTTAGTGAAGACTTTGCAAGTGGAATTCCAGGAACCTGGGACAATACAACTGTTAGCGGTCCAGTTGACTGGAAATACACCACGGTTGGACATACCGGTGATTATCCTACTCAAAGCCTGCTGTCAAGTACATCCTCAAATGGTTGGATTTTGGTAGACTCAGATGCCGATAATTTTTCGGGGGGTGGAGCAGAAGATGCGCGCCTGACAACTCCATTTATTGATTGTAGTTCTTACTCGAACGTTAAAATTGAGTTTCAGCAAATGTTCAGAAGATGGCAACAGGATATCACAACAGTTAGAGTCTCTGTTGACTCAGGTTACACTTGGGTAGATTATGAAATTAATCAAGGTGTTACACAATCTGGAACTGACAATCCAGATTACGTTAATATTGATATTTCAGCGGATATTGCTTCTAACCCTGACTCTGTATTGATTCAGTTTTGGTGGCAGGGAGCTTGGGATTATGGCTGGCAGATCGATGACTTTGCTGTTAAAGAACTCGACCCAAATGATATTTTGATTAAAAAGACAAGTCTAAGCGAGGATGTGACCTATTATAAAGTTCCAGAGTCACAGGTGCAACCACTCAGTTTTTCCGCTTTTGCTGAGAATGTGGGCTATAATGATCAAACATTAGTGCAGCTTTATGTTGATGTTGATGATGGTTCTGGAAGTGTGTTCATTAATTCATCTTCCGCATTGCCTCTACTTTCTCCAGGTACTTCAGATTCACTTTCTGTAGGAGCTGTTTTTACTCCAACAGCCGTAGGTCTCTACGATGTAACCCTCAATGTGGACCAATCAGAAACTGATGATGTCACTGCTAATAACGAGGCATTGCTTAATTTTGAAGTGACAGATACTGTCTATGCAATTGATAATGGTGTTTACGGTGGGCAATGGTGGGATCTTGATGATGGTTCTGGTTCGAGTAATGCTTTCGAAATTGGTGCTGTTTACGAGGTAGTTACAGATGAATGGGCTTCTTCTTCAAGTGTTTTTATCGGGGATAATTCTGATGCGGGCGTTGCATTTGAGTTGAATATCTACGAGTATAATGCTGGAACACAAACCTACGACTTGATTACAACGACTGATACTTACGCAGTAACAAGTGGAGATTTAGGTAATTGGGTGACTATGAGATTTGTGAATGATGTGGAGTTGACAGCAGGAACAGATTATTTAGTAACACTAGTTCACTACGGAGGTCCTGAAGCCTTGTATGTAGGTTATGGGACCAATTCTTCATTTAGAGGATCAACGTTAACCTATGATTATGATCAGGGTGCTTGGTCAAACCAGCCAAGAACTCCAATGATTAGACTTAACCTAGGAGAAGTTGGACTTTCTGTTGACGAAAATGAAGTTGAATTATCAGTTTATCCGAATCCAACAACTGGAATCGTAAACATCGATATACCTTCGTCTGAACTTGAATCAGTAAAGCTATTTGATCTATCAGGTAAGTTGGTTAAGCAAACTAAGTTATCAAGACTAGACATCTCTAACCTAAGTGAGGGAACTTATTTTTTGGAGATAATTTCTTCAAAAGGAATTACGAATAAGACGATCACAAAGGAATAA
- the purH gene encoding bifunctional phosphoribosylaminoimidazolecarboxamide formyltransferase/IMP cyclohydrolase yields the protein MKKIKSALISVFDKSGLEEIVKELDAQGVVIYSTGGTQAFIEGLGVSVVPVEELTSYPSILGGRVKTLHPKVFGGILSRRELAGDVEQLETYEIPEIDLVIVDLYPFEKTVASGASHDDIIEKIDIGGISLIRAAAKNYKDVVIIPSMTEYGEFLNLLKDKQGFTTDADRKYFATRAFDVSSHYDSEIYTYFAGDEGKVKVSGGEVSTLRYGENPHQEGFFYGNLDELFEKHHGKELSYNNLLDVDAAVNLMQEFKDAKPTFAILKHNNACGLATRNTISEAYKDALAGDPVSAFGGILISNTQIDVATAEQIHELFCEVVIAPSYEDQAMEILKGKKNRIILTQKETSFPKKQVRTALNGFLVQDKDLKTETPEDFETCTKVEPTVEQIADMVFANKLVKHTKSNTIVLAKGNQLLASGTGQTSRVDALKQAIHKANSFGFDLNGAVMASDAFFPFPDCVEIADKAGIKAVVQPGGSIKDQLSIDYCDEHGMAMVMTGTRHFKH from the coding sequence GTGAAAAAAATCAAGAGTGCACTAATTTCTGTATTTGACAAATCAGGGTTAGAGGAGATCGTAAAAGAATTGGATGCCCAGGGGGTTGTTATTTACTCTACTGGAGGAACTCAAGCCTTTATAGAAGGTTTAGGAGTTTCCGTAGTTCCCGTTGAAGAGTTGACAAGTTATCCGTCAATTCTGGGTGGAAGAGTAAAAACGTTGCACCCAAAGGTATTCGGAGGAATACTAAGTAGAAGAGAACTGGCTGGTGATGTAGAGCAGTTGGAAACCTATGAGATCCCGGAGATAGATTTGGTTATTGTTGATCTCTATCCATTCGAGAAAACAGTGGCTTCAGGAGCAAGTCATGATGACATTATAGAAAAGATTGATATAGGTGGAATTTCTTTGATTCGAGCAGCTGCCAAGAATTACAAAGATGTAGTGATTATACCTTCAATGACTGAGTATGGAGAGTTTTTGAACTTGTTGAAAGATAAGCAAGGCTTTACAACAGATGCGGATAGGAAATATTTTGCAACAAGAGCATTTGATGTGAGCTCTCATTACGACAGCGAAATCTACACTTATTTTGCGGGTGATGAAGGAAAAGTTAAAGTGAGCGGAGGAGAAGTAAGTACCTTGAGGTATGGAGAAAACCCGCATCAAGAAGGATTCTTTTATGGAAACCTCGATGAATTGTTTGAAAAACATCACGGAAAAGAGCTTTCGTATAACAATCTGTTGGATGTGGATGCAGCAGTCAATTTGATGCAGGAATTTAAGGATGCAAAACCAACATTTGCAATCCTAAAACATAATAACGCTTGTGGTTTGGCTACAAGAAATACAATTTCAGAAGCTTACAAAGATGCGTTAGCAGGAGACCCCGTTTCTGCCTTTGGAGGGATTTTAATTTCCAATACGCAAATAGATGTTGCAACAGCAGAACAAATTCATGAGCTTTTTTGCGAGGTAGTTATTGCACCTTCTTATGAAGATCAAGCAATGGAAATTCTTAAAGGGAAGAAAAACAGAATTATTCTGACTCAAAAAGAAACAAGTTTCCCCAAGAAGCAAGTGAGAACAGCTTTGAACGGTTTTTTAGTTCAGGATAAGGATTTAAAAACAGAGACGCCTGAGGATTTTGAAACTTGTACGAAAGTTGAGCCAACTGTAGAGCAAATAGCTGATATGGTCTTTGCCAATAAGCTGGTGAAGCACACAAAGTCAAATACCATCGTTTTGGCAAAAGGCAATCAACTACTAGCAAGTGGAACTGGACAAACATCAAGAGTAGACGCTTTGAAGCAAGCTATCCACAAAGCAAATTCATTTGGGTTTGATTTGAATGGAGCGGTAATGGCAAGTGATGCATTTTTTCCATTCCCAGATTGTGTAGAGATTGCAGATAAAGCAGGAATAAAGGCCGTAGTGCAACCTGGAGGATCGATTAAAGATCAGTTGTCGATAGATTATTGTGATGAGCATGGAATGGCAATGGTAATGACAGGTACGAGACATTTTAAGCACTGA
- the mreC gene encoding rod shape-determining protein MreC, giving the protein MQNIIRLLQKFRIVLLFLLLQAICFFFIIGGSNSFHRSSFASSSNQVTGWIYEITSDVSDYFHLEKENEQLVAQNKRLNDQLAAHQIKVGVSYIKVNDTFYHQQYEYLPAKVINSSISNMENFITINIGSEHKVEPNMAVIGTQGVVGKTIAVSSSFATVKPIINQNFQMTARHRGSKKFGKLVWEDDNYYSATVIDVPSSVTIHIGDVFETRGDDGMFPEAVAIGTVTEVIPIEGETYQNVKLSLVEDFSALYNVSVVKNYKGKEQLKLEQETKEQFGDESNN; this is encoded by the coding sequence ATGCAAAATATAATTCGCCTTCTTCAGAAGTTTAGGATAGTATTGCTTTTTCTCTTGTTGCAGGCGATCTGTTTCTTTTTTATCATTGGAGGATCAAACAGTTTTCACAGGTCGAGTTTTGCCAGCTCATCCAATCAAGTTACGGGTTGGATTTACGAGATCACCTCAGACGTTTCCGATTATTTCCATTTGGAAAAGGAGAATGAACAACTTGTAGCTCAAAACAAGCGACTAAATGATCAATTAGCCGCGCATCAAATCAAGGTTGGAGTGAGTTATATAAAGGTGAATGATACGTTTTATCACCAGCAATATGAATACTTACCCGCCAAAGTGATCAACAGCTCCATCAGTAATATGGAGAACTTTATCACAATTAATATTGGTTCAGAACATAAAGTAGAACCCAATATGGCGGTTATAGGAACACAAGGCGTTGTCGGAAAAACGATAGCCGTGAGTTCATCATTTGCAACTGTAAAACCCATTATCAATCAGAACTTTCAAATGACCGCAAGGCATAGAGGTTCCAAAAAATTTGGAAAGTTAGTTTGGGAAGATGATAACTATTATTCAGCCACTGTTATTGATGTGCCATCTAGCGTAACCATTCATATTGGAGACGTTTTTGAGACCCGTGGAGATGATGGTATGTTCCCTGAAGCAGTCGCTATTGGCACTGTTACTGAGGTCATACCTATAGAGGGAGAGACCTATCAAAATGTCAAATTAAGTTTGGTTGAGGATTTTAGTGCTTTATATAATGTCAGCGTGGTTAAAAATTACAAAGGAAAAGAGCAGTTGAAACTAGAACAAGAAACGAAAGAACAATTCGGAGATGAATCCAATAATTAA
- a CDS encoding rod shape-determining protein: MGIFNVFTQEIAIDLGTANTLIIHNDKVVVDEPSIVAIERSTNKIIGIGRKAQQMHGKVHDNIKTVRPLKDGVIADFQAAEHMIRGMIKMIKTGNKIITPSLRMVICIPSGITEVEKRAVQDSAEHAGGKEVYLIHEPMAAAIGIGVDVEEPMGNMIIDIGGGTSEIAVIALGGIVCDKSIRVAGDDFTADIEDYMRRQHNILIGERTAEQIKIEVGAALPELDDPPSDFAVRGRDLMTGIPKEIYVSYQEIAHALDKSIAKIEEAILSALEMTPPELSADIYKTGIYLAGGGSMLRGLDKRISQKTKLPVHVAEDPLRAVARGTGIALKNIEKFQFLIKA, from the coding sequence ATGGGCATATTTAACGTATTTACGCAGGAGATAGCGATTGATTTAGGGACAGCCAATACGCTAATTATTCACAATGACAAAGTGGTTGTTGATGAACCCTCTATCGTTGCTATTGAGCGATCCACCAATAAGATTATTGGGATTGGAAGAAAAGCCCAGCAGATGCACGGTAAAGTGCACGATAATATCAAAACAGTAAGGCCTTTGAAAGATGGTGTGATTGCAGATTTTCAGGCTGCTGAACACATGATCAGAGGGATGATCAAAATGATCAAAACAGGAAATAAGATCATTACGCCCTCGTTAAGAATGGTAATTTGTATTCCTTCTGGTATTACTGAAGTAGAAAAAAGAGCGGTTCAGGATAGCGCAGAACATGCAGGAGGTAAGGAGGTTTATCTGATTCATGAACCTATGGCAGCTGCTATAGGTATTGGTGTGGATGTTGAAGAGCCCATGGGAAATATGATCATTGATATAGGTGGAGGAACCTCTGAAATTGCAGTAATTGCTTTAGGAGGAATTGTTTGTGACAAATCAATTCGGGTAGCAGGAGATGACTTTACAGCTGATATTGAAGATTATATGAGACGTCAGCATAATATCTTAATTGGAGAACGAACAGCAGAGCAAATTAAAATTGAAGTAGGAGCTGCTCTTCCTGAGCTGGATGACCCACCTTCAGACTTTGCTGTTAGAGGTCGTGACTTAATGACGGGAATTCCAAAGGAAATTTACGTTTCTTATCAAGAAATTGCTCATGCGCTTGATAAGTCTATTGCTAAGATAGAAGAGGCTATCTTGAGTGCCTTGGAGATGACACCTCCTGAACTTTCAGCAGATATTTACAAGACAGGAATCTACCTTGCTGGAGGTGGTTCAATGCTGAGAGGGTTGGATAAAAGAATCTCTCAAAAAACAAAACTTCCAGTTCACGTGGCGGAAGATCCGTTGAGAGCTGTTGCGAGAGGTACAGGAATCGCACTGAAGAATATCGAGAAGTTCCAGTTTTTGATCAAAGCGTAG
- a CDS encoding zinc-dependent metalloprotease, whose amino-acid sequence MIKIYKITLGVLISGVSMSSFAQAPQERVLDENNMRDGENIEYCTQHKKMLEMLKNPAAMKIYQAEQVIFEQELQQMKASRQQTGYSIDTIPIVFHVLHNDGAEKISRAQILDALDIMNRDYATLNADTANVVSSFQSIIGKPKIHFALATKAPNGQCFSGITYTQDAASYEGDDGQGQVTAIIQGNDVYNGQWPGDEYLNIFICGDIGGAAGYTMTPSGWIGASMYNGIWVLHNYVGSIGTSSTYTSRTLTHEAGHWLNLEHTWGGNNNPGNSSSCSTDDGVSDTPNTIGVTACVLGENTCGPLANVENYMDYSYCSKMFTDGQVDRMRTALASSIGGRNNLTTTANLINTGVRDYSLCKADFDADNIIVCEGQTVEFTDGSYHSVNDWNWTFTGGSPSSSTSQNPSVTYNTPGTYSVTLTASDGSTSDNETKTNYITVLPSTGRSLTVEEGFETLTLPDSEWFVENPDGSNGWTITSAAAASGSKSLRLNNSSNDDGDVDEFVSSTIDLSNVTDFELSFKYAFAQKSSNNTDYMRVYVSNDCGASWSVRKNISASTIATAPNTTSNFVPSSDEWEQVTITNITPSYWTSNFRFKIQFVSGGGNNVYLDDINLYDPNAASVKENDDISLFRVFPNPARDVAKVSFDLYESSDVKVTLTDMLGQEVQLISQSKLPSGSHQFDVNTTGLSNGVYFVNLAVDQKIITQKLIVE is encoded by the coding sequence ATGATTAAAATTTACAAAATCACTTTAGGAGTGTTGATTTCTGGGGTTTCTATGAGCTCTTTTGCTCAGGCTCCACAAGAAAGAGTACTAGATGAAAACAACATGCGAGATGGAGAAAACATCGAGTACTGCACACAGCATAAGAAAATGCTAGAGATGCTTAAAAACCCTGCTGCTATGAAAATCTATCAGGCGGAACAGGTTATTTTCGAGCAGGAATTACAACAGATGAAAGCTAGTAGACAGCAAACAGGCTATTCGATAGATACTATTCCAATTGTTTTTCATGTTCTTCACAATGACGGAGCCGAAAAAATATCAAGAGCACAAATTTTGGATGCGCTAGATATAATGAATCGCGACTATGCAACGTTAAACGCTGATACAGCGAATGTTGTTTCTAGTTTCCAGTCTATCATTGGAAAACCAAAAATTCACTTTGCCTTAGCAACAAAAGCTCCCAACGGTCAGTGTTTTAGCGGAATTACCTACACACAAGATGCAGCTTCTTATGAAGGTGATGACGGTCAAGGTCAGGTAACAGCGATCATTCAAGGAAATGATGTGTATAATGGTCAGTGGCCAGGAGATGAATACCTGAATATTTTCATTTGTGGTGATATTGGTGGTGCCGCAGGATACACAATGACGCCAAGCGGATGGATTGGTGCTTCCATGTACAATGGTATATGGGTACTACACAACTATGTTGGATCTATAGGAACCAGTTCTACTTACACAAGTCGTACGCTAACTCATGAAGCAGGTCACTGGTTGAACTTAGAGCATACCTGGGGGGGGAATAATAACCCTGGGAATTCATCAAGCTGTAGCACGGATGATGGTGTTTCTGACACTCCTAACACTATTGGCGTTACGGCATGTGTCTTGGGAGAAAACACATGTGGACCTCTTGCTAATGTAGAAAACTATATGGACTATTCTTACTGCTCAAAAATGTTCACAGACGGACAAGTTGACAGAATGAGAACAGCCCTTGCTTCTTCAATTGGAGGAAGAAATAACCTTACAACTACAGCAAACCTTATCAATACAGGAGTTCGCGATTATTCTCTGTGTAAAGCAGATTTTGATGCGGATAATATCATTGTATGTGAAGGTCAGACTGTTGAATTTACGGACGGTTCTTACCACAGTGTAAATGACTGGAACTGGACATTCACTGGAGGATCACCTTCTTCATCTACAAGTCAAAATCCATCTGTTACATACAATACACCAGGAACTTACTCAGTAACGTTAACAGCTTCAGATGGGTCTACATCTGACAACGAGACGAAAACTAATTACATTACTGTTCTTCCTTCAACTGGAAGATCACTAACTGTAGAAGAAGGATTTGAAACCTTAACGCTTCCTGATTCTGAATGGTTTGTTGAGAACCCTGATGGATCAAATGGCTGGACAATAACATCTGCAGCTGCTGCCTCTGGAAGTAAATCGTTGAGACTGAATAACTCTTCAAATGATGATGGAGACGTAGATGAGTTTGTTTCAAGTACGATTGACCTGTCAAATGTAACCGATTTTGAACTTTCTTTTAAGTATGCTTTTGCACAGAAATCTTCTAATAATACAGATTATATGAGAGTATATGTTTCTAATGACTGTGGAGCTTCATGGTCCGTAAGAAAGAATATTTCTGCATCAACTATCGCTACAGCGCCAAACACAACTTCGAACTTTGTTCCAAGTTCTGATGAGTGGGAGCAAGTTACCATTACCAACATTACTCCTTCTTACTGGACTTCGAATTTTAGGTTTAAAATTCAGTTCGTTAGCGGAGGAGGAAATAATGTTTACCTAGATGATATCAACCTTTACGATCCGAACGCTGCAAGTGTTAAAGAAAATGATGACATTAGTCTTTTCAGGGTATTTCCGAACCCGGCAAGAGATGTAGCTAAAGTATCTTTTGATCTTTACGAAAGTAGTGATGTTAAAGTAACGCTTACAGATATGCTTGGGCAAGAAGTACAATTAATCTCTCAAAGCAAATTGCCTTCTGGATCGCATCAGTTTGATGTGAACACCACTGGATTGAGCAATGGCGTTTACTTCGTAAACCTTGCGGTTGATCAAAAGATTATAACTCAGAAACTTATCGTAGAATAA